In one Stenotrophomonas maltophilia genomic region, the following are encoded:
- a CDS encoding 3-ketoacyl-ACP reductase FabG2: MTGNRSVLVTGASRGIGRAIALRVARDGFDVAVHCRSRVDEAQAVVDEIQALGRQARVLAFDVADRDAARGALEADVEAHGAYYGVVCNAGIARDGAFPALSSEDWDQVIHTNLDGFYNVLHPLIMPMVRRRRPGRIVTLSSVSGLAGNRGQVNYSAAKAGIIGATKALALELASRQITVNCVAPGLIETEMLNDEVVEHALKLIPAGRVGHPDEVAATVAFLLSEPAGYITRQVISVNGGML, translated from the coding sequence ATGACAGGGAATCGGAGCGTGCTGGTCACCGGCGCCAGCCGGGGCATCGGCCGGGCCATCGCGCTGCGCGTCGCGCGCGATGGGTTCGATGTAGCCGTGCACTGCCGCAGCCGCGTGGACGAGGCGCAGGCAGTGGTGGACGAAATCCAGGCACTGGGCCGGCAGGCCCGCGTGCTGGCGTTCGATGTGGCCGACCGGGATGCAGCACGCGGCGCATTGGAGGCCGATGTCGAGGCGCACGGCGCGTACTACGGCGTGGTGTGCAATGCCGGCATCGCCCGCGACGGCGCATTTCCTGCGTTGTCGTCCGAAGACTGGGACCAGGTCATCCACACCAACCTGGACGGCTTCTACAACGTGCTGCATCCGCTCATCATGCCGATGGTGCGGCGGCGCCGGCCCGGTCGCATCGTCACCCTGTCGTCGGTGTCCGGGCTGGCCGGCAACCGCGGCCAGGTCAACTACAGCGCGGCCAAGGCCGGCATCATCGGTGCCACCAAGGCGCTGGCGCTGGAGCTGGCGAGCCGCCAGATCACCGTCAACTGCGTGGCCCCGGGCCTGATCGAGACCGAAATGCTCAACGATGAAGTGGTCGAACACGCCCTGAAGCTGATTCCGGCCGGCCGCGTGGGGCATCCCGATGAGGTGGCCGCAACGGTCGCGTTCCTGCTGTCCGAGCCGGCCGGCTACATCACCCGGCAGGTGATCTCGGTCAACGGGGGCATGCTCTGA
- a CDS encoding YcgL domain-containing protein produces the protein MHAYVYKSQLKPDTFVYVPRRDDFSALPAPLVASLGTLTFVLDVALEPQRRLAQADPAKVRSEMSERGFYLQVPPSVTSMMPRHND, from the coding sequence ATGCACGCCTACGTCTATAAAAGCCAACTCAAGCCGGACACCTTCGTCTACGTTCCCCGACGCGATGACTTCAGCGCGCTGCCTGCGCCGCTGGTGGCGTCGCTGGGCACGCTCACCTTCGTCCTGGACGTGGCCCTGGAGCCGCAGCGCCGCCTCGCCCAGGCCGATCCGGCCAAGGTGCGCAGCGAAATGAGCGAACGCGGGTTCTACCTGCAGGTGCCGCCGTCGGTGACCAGCATGATGCCGCGCCACAATGACTGA
- a CDS encoding NAD(P)/FAD-dependent oxidoreductase → MSTAVDAVERTEILIIGAGPAGSVAAAMLRRQGRQVLMIERQQFPRFSIGESLLPQSMEYIEAAGLLQDVVEAGFQHKNGAAFVHGQARTAFDFRKKFSPGWGTTYQVQRADFDNVLARGAERMGTTLRFGDEVLSVEPGEQPAVNVRRPDGSEYRIEADFILDASGFARLLPRLLDLESPSNFPVRGAIFCHVRDNIPAEADFDRNKILITTHPEHIDVWYWTIPFSNGCCSLGVVAEPSFFDRYEGDELQKLQAIVGEDPNLTRLLANAEWAVLPVRRITGYSANVRSLWGPGYALLGNAGEFLDPVFSSGVTIAFKSAQLASECLARRYAGQAVDWEAEFSVPLRAGVKTFRRFVESWYQGGFQKIIYHPDPQPDVRDMISSILAGYAWDTNNPYVADPSGRRMRVLEELCGA, encoded by the coding sequence ATGAGTACTGCTGTGGATGCTGTGGAACGCACCGAAATCCTGATCATCGGCGCCGGACCGGCCGGTTCCGTTGCTGCTGCGATGCTGCGCCGGCAGGGTCGCCAGGTGTTGATGATCGAACGCCAGCAGTTCCCGCGTTTCTCGATCGGTGAAAGCCTGCTGCCGCAGAGCATGGAGTACATCGAAGCGGCAGGCCTGTTGCAGGATGTGGTCGAAGCCGGCTTCCAGCACAAGAATGGCGCGGCCTTCGTGCATGGCCAGGCGCGTACCGCATTCGACTTCAGGAAGAAGTTCTCGCCCGGCTGGGGCACCACCTACCAGGTGCAGCGCGCCGACTTCGACAACGTGCTGGCGCGGGGCGCCGAGCGGATGGGTACCACGCTGCGTTTCGGCGACGAGGTGCTGTCGGTCGAGCCGGGCGAGCAGCCTGCCGTCAACGTGCGCCGTCCCGATGGCAGTGAGTACCGCATCGAGGCCGATTTCATCCTCGACGCCTCCGGCTTCGCGCGGTTGCTGCCACGCCTGCTGGATCTGGAGTCACCCTCCAACTTCCCGGTGCGTGGCGCGATCTTCTGCCACGTGCGTGACAACATTCCGGCCGAAGCGGACTTCGACCGCAACAAGATCCTCATCACGACCCACCCCGAGCACATCGACGTCTGGTACTGGACGATCCCGTTCTCCAACGGCTGCTGCTCGCTGGGCGTGGTGGCCGAGCCCTCGTTCTTTGATCGCTACGAAGGCGACGAGCTGCAGAAGCTGCAGGCCATCGTCGGCGAGGATCCGAACCTGACCCGCCTGCTGGCCAATGCCGAATGGGCGGTGCTGCCGGTACGCCGCATCACGGGCTATTCGGCCAATGTCCGTTCGCTGTGGGGCCCGGGCTATGCGCTGCTTGGCAACGCTGGCGAGTTCCTCGACCCGGTGTTCTCCTCGGGCGTGACCATTGCCTTCAAATCGGCGCAGCTGGCCAGTGAGTGCCTGGCGCGCCGTTATGCCGGGCAGGCTGTGGACTGGGAGGCCGAGTTCTCCGTTCCGCTGCGTGCCGGCGTGAAAACCTTCCGTCGTTTCGTCGAAAGCTGGTACCAGGGCGGCTTCCAGAAGATCATCTACCACCCCGACCCGCAGCCGGACGTGCGCGACATGATCAGTTCCATCCTGGCCGGATACGCCTGGGACACCAACAACCCCTACGTGGCCGACCCCAGCGGCCGTCGCATGCGCGTGCTGGAGGAACTGTGCGGCGCCTGA
- a CDS encoding DUF3261 domain-containing protein produces the protein MALSAAVLLCLLLVACAGRMPRPQVQLPPLRLSPASLPAPLALQQQLHFRFGSHERDLDALLEADAQQVRLAVQAMGQTGVRLQWDGRQLTQQRAPWLPPQVRAERVLDDLQFALWPTAAIAAALPAGWEVNDDGRQRSLSRSGTVWLQLRRLDDGSVQLENRAEGYALRIESIDMAGQAR, from the coding sequence ATGGCCCTTTCCGCTGCAGTGCTGCTGTGCCTGCTGCTGGTCGCCTGTGCCGGGCGCATGCCACGCCCGCAGGTGCAGCTGCCACCGCTGCGGCTGTCGCCGGCCAGCCTGCCAGCGCCGCTGGCACTGCAGCAGCAGCTGCATTTCCGGTTCGGCAGCCATGAGCGCGATCTCGATGCGCTGCTCGAAGCCGACGCACAGCAGGTGCGGCTGGCGGTGCAGGCCATGGGCCAGACCGGCGTGCGCCTGCAGTGGGATGGCCGGCAACTGACCCAGCAGCGTGCGCCGTGGCTGCCTCCGCAGGTGCGTGCCGAACGCGTACTGGATGACCTGCAGTTCGCGTTGTGGCCGACCGCGGCGATCGCTGCGGCATTGCCGGCGGGCTGGGAGGTCAACGATGACGGCCGCCAGCGCAGCCTGTCCCGCAGCGGTACGGTCTGGCTGCAGCTGCGGCGCCTGGACGATGGCAGCGTCCAGCTGGAGAACCGTGCCGAGGGTTACGCCCTGCGCATCGAATCGATCGACATGGCCGGGCAGGCGCGATGA
- a CDS encoding hotdog family protein, with protein sequence MNTVYAIEDVVPHRQDMCLLERIMHWDEDGIEAELVVPASGLFVEDGQVPAWIGIEYMAQAIAAWAGCRARAAGNRPQLGFLLGSRRYGSQRSGFPVGSRLRVQARCELLGDNGLGMFACRILAGDEEWATANVSVYEPADAMAYLESGQA encoded by the coding sequence ATGAATACGGTGTATGCCATTGAAGACGTGGTGCCCCACCGGCAGGACATGTGCCTGCTGGAGCGCATCATGCACTGGGACGAGGACGGCATCGAGGCCGAGCTGGTCGTGCCGGCGAGCGGGCTGTTCGTCGAGGATGGGCAGGTGCCGGCCTGGATTGGCATCGAATACATGGCGCAGGCCATCGCGGCCTGGGCCGGCTGCCGTGCACGCGCTGCCGGCAACCGGCCGCAGCTCGGATTCCTGCTGGGCAGTCGCCGTTATGGCAGCCAGCGCAGCGGTTTTCCGGTGGGCAGCCGCCTTCGCGTACAGGCGCGCTGCGAGCTGTTGGGCGACAATGGACTGGGGATGTTCGCCTGCCGGATCCTGGCAGGCGACGAAGAATGGGCGACCGCCAACGTGTCGGTGTACGAACCTGCCGACGCGATGGCCTATCTGGAGAGTGGACAGGCATGA
- a CDS encoding ankyrin repeat domain-containing protein has product MTELSRPRALSIAFVLGALLALGAAVGGLPGAVLAALAQPAYALGISWWRRSRAVLPPKLIAQQDLPALLALWTAAPVLLALLLAWPLAALRDSGSLAAVLGLSVLVSAGLLAAWRTWPLWNDVERLDGSLAQHWQALAGRDLTAWRGLVVAALVIALAALVVLPAWPGLLPESARWPATLTVLLGSPLLHLLLQRVAPAPLVSLRVNPGPLADAGATHAPLFPAASETTPLEAMAPQELTPALHEAARHGRIDRALQLLQAGADPHALPDPNWRDQRSLAVLAAVLPDLRLLRELIARGVDVNAPHRGMTPLLAATRDSWHGRPEAVMTLLANGADSRATDSEGNTPLHHAARSSDPGVAALLRDAAAEVDALNHEGWSPLAVACQVGNWRLARFLLERGARTEPADGTPVLLAAAATEDDDPAGVQLLLKHKARADARDRQRRSALHEAALAGHVEIIGVLLAAGANLEARDALGRTPWLEAARAGRAAVIEHLLPHKPDLVAVDGEGRNAVQLAAMADTVSPLLVKRLVELGITADAADPVGRRAVDYAAEAGRWAIVALLDPSYPLPAAVSDGLAERGEAASASGLLPDRPPLTLLREALGFGNTDGMAALARLCQPQELGSLLLDPELALEPRAVDWLLAHGADPYVRDACADTPMFALLSRGVDAVPALQVMLQHGLSPAGRGGLARFLAACAQHDQAARGLEQLALELLERGADPFAASPAGDPPLSLAVRLGWLRLQQALLKTGVDREARDSHGMTALHLATALAREGALKLLVQHGASPEARAADGQTPLGVALSSGRRDLADWLDWRVWPLPRRTLRDADLPSAAMAGDVDAVRRLIDLGFAVDAVDAQGCTALLRAAGGGHLAVTDLLLARGADPQHAAASGATPLSAAVSMRQVEIVSALLDAGAKLEHRLPGGVTVLMLASALGLPDIVARLLTAGADVHAGDAQQLGPLHCAALYGFSARDRPRLLALLDTLLLAGAEPDQAAAGSVTPLLLLLGARAEPGTACDEQVVMAAVERLLEEDVSLDVRDPRGFGPLHLAALHGLPLLVQRLLRAGADPDVRDSLNRSPREIAVMRGFIDVAGEFEPRVPGVSSMARFLRDNG; this is encoded by the coding sequence ATGACTGAGCTTTCCCGTCCGCGCGCCCTGTCGATCGCCTTCGTCCTGGGTGCCCTGCTGGCGCTGGGTGCCGCCGTCGGCGGCCTGCCGGGGGCGGTGCTTGCTGCGCTGGCGCAGCCGGCGTATGCCCTGGGCATTTCGTGGTGGCGGCGCAGCCGTGCGGTACTGCCGCCGAAGTTGATCGCGCAGCAGGACCTGCCGGCCCTGCTGGCGCTGTGGACCGCCGCGCCGGTACTGCTGGCCCTGCTGCTGGCCTGGCCGCTGGCGGCACTGCGCGACAGCGGCAGCCTGGCGGCGGTGCTCGGGCTGAGCGTGCTGGTCAGTGCCGGTTTGCTGGCGGCCTGGCGTACGTGGCCGCTGTGGAATGATGTCGAGCGGCTGGATGGCAGCCTGGCGCAGCACTGGCAGGCGTTGGCCGGCCGTGACCTCACCGCCTGGCGTGGCCTTGTCGTGGCCGCGCTGGTGATCGCGCTGGCCGCACTGGTGGTGTTGCCGGCATGGCCAGGGCTGCTGCCGGAAAGCGCGCGCTGGCCCGCCACGTTGACCGTGCTGCTGGGGTCGCCGTTGCTGCATCTGCTGCTGCAGCGGGTCGCACCGGCGCCACTGGTGTCGCTGCGCGTGAACCCGGGCCCGCTGGCCGATGCCGGTGCGACACACGCGCCGCTGTTCCCCGCTGCCAGCGAGACCACGCCGCTGGAGGCGATGGCCCCGCAGGAACTGACGCCTGCGCTGCATGAAGCGGCGCGCCACGGTCGCATCGACCGGGCGCTGCAGCTGCTGCAGGCCGGCGCGGACCCGCACGCGTTGCCGGACCCGAACTGGCGTGATCAGCGCAGCCTGGCGGTACTGGCGGCGGTGTTGCCGGACCTGCGCCTGCTGCGTGAACTGATTGCCCGCGGGGTCGATGTGAACGCGCCGCACCGGGGCATGACGCCGCTGCTGGCGGCCACCCGCGACAGCTGGCATGGTCGCCCCGAAGCCGTGATGACCCTGCTGGCCAATGGCGCCGATTCTCGCGCTACCGACAGCGAGGGCAACACGCCGCTGCACCACGCGGCTCGAAGCTCCGACCCCGGCGTTGCCGCGCTGCTGCGCGATGCCGCGGCCGAAGTGGATGCACTCAACCACGAGGGCTGGTCCCCGCTGGCCGTGGCCTGCCAGGTAGGCAACTGGCGCCTGGCCCGCTTCCTGCTCGAACGCGGTGCCCGCACCGAGCCGGCGGACGGCACGCCGGTCCTGCTCGCCGCAGCCGCCACCGAAGACGATGATCCGGCCGGCGTGCAGCTGCTGCTCAAGCACAAGGCGCGTGCGGATGCGCGCGACCGCCAGCGTCGCAGCGCACTGCACGAAGCGGCCCTGGCCGGCCACGTTGAAATCATCGGCGTGCTGCTCGCTGCCGGTGCAAACCTGGAAGCACGCGACGCGCTCGGTCGCACGCCGTGGCTGGAGGCCGCGCGTGCCGGTCGCGCCGCCGTCATCGAACACCTCCTGCCGCACAAGCCCGACCTGGTGGCTGTCGATGGCGAGGGCCGCAACGCGGTGCAGCTGGCGGCCATGGCCGATACGGTTTCGCCCCTGCTGGTCAAGCGCCTGGTCGAACTGGGCATCACCGCCGATGCGGCCGATCCGGTCGGTCGGCGTGCGGTCGACTACGCGGCCGAAGCCGGTCGCTGGGCCATCGTCGCGCTGCTTGATCCGTCCTATCCGCTGCCTGCGGCGGTCAGCGATGGCCTGGCCGAGCGCGGTGAGGCCGCCAGCGCCAGTGGCCTGCTGCCTGATCGACCGCCGCTGACCCTGCTGCGCGAAGCACTGGGCTTCGGCAACACCGATGGCATGGCCGCCCTGGCCAGGCTGTGCCAGCCGCAGGAGCTGGGCAGCCTGCTGCTGGATCCGGAGCTGGCGCTGGAGCCGCGTGCCGTGGATTGGCTGCTGGCCCATGGTGCCGACCCCTATGTGCGTGATGCCTGCGCCGACACGCCGATGTTCGCGCTGCTGTCGCGCGGCGTCGATGCGGTGCCGGCGCTGCAGGTCATGCTGCAGCATGGCCTGTCGCCGGCCGGCCGCGGCGGCCTGGCCCGTTTCCTGGCCGCCTGCGCGCAGCACGATCAGGCGGCCCGCGGACTGGAACAGCTGGCGCTGGAACTGCTGGAGCGGGGTGCTGATCCGTTCGCCGCATCGCCGGCAGGCGATCCGCCGCTGTCGTTGGCGGTGCGCCTGGGCTGGCTGCGCCTGCAGCAGGCCCTGCTCAAGACCGGTGTCGACCGTGAGGCGCGCGACAGCCATGGCATGACCGCCCTGCACCTGGCGACCGCGCTGGCCCGGGAAGGTGCGCTGAAGCTGCTGGTACAGCACGGCGCCTCGCCGGAGGCACGCGCCGCCGATGGCCAGACCCCCTTGGGTGTGGCGCTGTCGAGTGGTCGTCGTGATCTGGCCGACTGGCTGGACTGGCGGGTGTGGCCACTGCCACGCCGTACCCTGCGCGATGCCGACCTGCCCTCTGCGGCGATGGCCGGCGATGTCGATGCGGTGCGTCGCCTGATCGATCTGGGGTTCGCCGTTGATGCCGTGGATGCGCAGGGCTGCACGGCGCTGCTGCGTGCCGCCGGCGGCGGCCATCTGGCGGTGACCGACCTGCTGCTGGCACGGGGCGCCGATCCGCAGCACGCAGCGGCCAGCGGCGCAACGCCGTTGTCGGCCGCGGTCAGCATGCGCCAGGTCGAGATCGTGTCGGCCCTGCTCGATGCCGGTGCCAAGCTCGAACACCGGCTGCCGGGGGGAGTGACCGTGCTGATGCTGGCCTCCGCGCTGGGCCTGCCGGACATCGTCGCGCGCCTGCTGACCGCAGGTGCCGATGTACACGCCGGAGACGCGCAGCAACTGGGCCCGCTGCACTGCGCGGCCCTGTACGGCTTCAGCGCACGTGACCGCCCGCGGTTGCTGGCGTTGCTGGACACGCTGCTGCTGGCCGGTGCCGAACCGGACCAGGCCGCCGCCGGTTCGGTCACACCGCTGCTGCTGCTGCTGGGAGCGCGCGCCGAGCCGGGTACGGCCTGCGACGAGCAGGTGGTGATGGCCGCGGTGGAGCGTCTGCTGGAAGAGGATGTCAGCCTGGACGTGCGCGATCCGCGTGGTTTCGGCCCGCTGCACCTGGCGGCGCTGCACGGCCTGCCGCTGCTGGTACAGCGCCTGCTGCGTGCCGGCGCCGACCCAGACGTGCGGGACAGCCTGAACCGCAGTCCGCGCGAGATCGCCGTGATGCGTGGCTTCATCGACGTTGCCGGCGAGTTCGAGCCGCGCGTACCGGGCGTGTCCTCGATGGCCCGGTTCCTGCGCGACAACGGCTGA
- a CDS encoding beta-ketoacyl-ACP synthase: protein MAADRRVVVTGAAAISPLGHDWPTIHAHLRSCRNAVRTMPEWDVYAGLNTKLAAPAQDFTLPPNYNRKTTRSMGKVAIMSVRATEMALREAGLHEHPVLRSGRTGVAYGSSSGSHEATGEFGRMLNEFTTDGISATTYLKMMSHTAPVNIGVFFGLSGRVYTTSSACTSGSQGVGAAYEAIRSGKQTVMVAGGAEQLDATAAAVFDTLFATSVRNDAPQSTPRPFDAGRDGLVLGEGACTLILEDMEHALARGASILAEVVGYGTNSDGQHVTQPSADTMAQAMRLALEDAGLDAARIDYVNAHGTATDHGDIAETQATAQVFGSRVPISSLKSYVGHMLGACGAFEAWLSIEMMRAGWFAPTLNLAEVDPRCGQLDFITGHGRDLQAEYVMSNNFAFGGINTSLVFRRWSE from the coding sequence ATGGCCGCTGATCGTCGCGTGGTGGTGACCGGTGCCGCTGCCATCAGTCCGCTTGGCCACGACTGGCCCACCATCCACGCGCACCTGCGCAGCTGCCGCAACGCAGTGCGCACCATGCCGGAATGGGACGTCTACGCGGGCCTGAACACCAAGCTGGCCGCGCCCGCGCAGGACTTCACGCTGCCGCCGAACTACAACCGCAAGACCACCCGCTCGATGGGCAAGGTCGCGATCATGTCGGTGCGCGCCACCGAGATGGCCCTGCGCGAGGCCGGCCTGCATGAGCATCCGGTGCTGCGCAGCGGCCGCACCGGCGTGGCCTACGGTTCGTCCTCCGGCAGCCACGAAGCGACCGGCGAGTTCGGCCGCATGCTCAACGAGTTCACGACCGATGGCATCAGTGCCACCACGTACCTGAAAATGATGAGCCATACCGCGCCGGTCAACATCGGCGTGTTCTTCGGCCTGTCCGGGCGTGTCTACACCACCTCCAGCGCCTGCACGTCAGGCAGCCAAGGCGTCGGAGCGGCGTATGAAGCCATCCGCAGCGGCAAGCAGACGGTGATGGTGGCCGGCGGTGCCGAGCAGCTCGACGCCACCGCTGCAGCGGTGTTCGACACCCTGTTCGCCACCAGCGTGCGCAACGATGCGCCGCAGTCGACGCCGCGGCCCTTCGATGCAGGCCGCGACGGCCTGGTACTGGGCGAGGGCGCCTGCACGCTGATCCTGGAGGACATGGAGCACGCCCTCGCACGCGGTGCGTCCATCCTTGCCGAGGTGGTCGGCTACGGAACCAACAGCGACGGCCAGCACGTCACCCAGCCCAGCGCCGACACCATGGCCCAGGCCATGCGCCTGGCCCTGGAGGACGCCGGGCTCGACGCGGCGCGGATCGACTACGTCAACGCCCACGGCACCGCCACCGATCACGGCGACATCGCCGAGACACAGGCCACCGCGCAGGTGTTCGGCAGCCGCGTACCGATCAGCTCGCTGAAGAGCTACGTCGGGCATATGCTCGGCGCGTGCGGAGCGTTCGAAGCCTGGCTGAGCATCGAGATGATGCGTGCCGGCTGGTTCGCGCCGACCCTCAACCTGGCCGAGGTCGATCCGCGCTGCGGCCAGCTGGACTTCATCACCGGGCACGGCCGCGATCTGCAGGCCGAGTACGTGATGAGCAACAACTTCGCCTTCGGCGGCATCAATACCTCGCTGGTATTCCGCCGCTGGAGCGAATGA
- a CDS encoding beta-ketoacyl-[acyl-carrier-protein] synthase family protein, which produces MNTPIYLNDLGLVCALGEGRGAVASAMFADAPGGLSDNDRLLPGRTLALGEVRTPLPTLEDLPVSLRGRNNALLEVALAQIAPAVSAAIARHGADRVAVVLGTSTSGIGESEQALRTHAEQGCWPEGFDYAQQEMGTTAQFVRQRSGAQGPAWTLSTACSSSAKALMSAARMLRAGTVDAVIAGGADSLCRFTVAGFNALESVSAVRCNPFSQHRAGINIGEGAALFLLTREPGPVCLAGWGESADAHHMSAPDPQALGAIDALQQALHRAGWSPADVDYVNLHGTATGHNDAMESLAVAQVLGNDVPCSSTKPLTGHTLGASGAIEAALCWIVLAENCRQQLPPHWWDGIADPALPPLPLVAPATFLAQPPRRVLSNSFAFGGSNAVLALECG; this is translated from the coding sequence ATGAATACACCGATCTACCTGAACGACCTCGGCCTGGTCTGCGCGCTGGGCGAAGGCCGCGGCGCCGTGGCATCGGCGATGTTCGCCGATGCTCCGGGCGGCCTGAGCGACAACGACCGCCTGCTGCCGGGGCGTACCCTGGCGCTGGGTGAAGTGCGCACGCCACTGCCGACGCTGGAAGACCTGCCGGTATCCCTGCGCGGGCGCAACAATGCATTGCTGGAGGTCGCGCTGGCGCAGATCGCGCCTGCGGTGAGCGCGGCCATTGCACGCCATGGCGCTGATCGGGTGGCGGTGGTGCTGGGCACCAGCACCTCCGGCATCGGCGAATCGGAGCAGGCACTGCGGACCCATGCGGAGCAGGGCTGCTGGCCTGAAGGTTTCGATTACGCACAGCAGGAAATGGGCACCACCGCGCAGTTCGTGCGTCAGCGCAGCGGCGCGCAGGGCCCGGCGTGGACCCTGTCCACCGCCTGTTCGTCCAGTGCCAAGGCGCTGATGTCGGCCGCGCGAATGCTGCGTGCCGGCACCGTCGATGCGGTCATCGCCGGGGGTGCCGACTCGCTGTGCCGCTTCACCGTGGCAGGCTTCAATGCGCTCGAATCGGTCTCGGCAGTGCGCTGCAATCCCTTCTCGCAGCATCGTGCCGGCATCAACATCGGCGAGGGCGCTGCGCTGTTCCTGCTGACCCGCGAACCTGGCCCGGTATGCCTGGCCGGATGGGGCGAGTCCGCCGATGCACATCACATGTCGGCGCCGGATCCGCAGGCCCTTGGCGCAATCGACGCCCTGCAGCAGGCGCTGCATCGTGCCGGCTGGTCGCCCGCCGATGTCGACTACGTGAACCTGCACGGCACTGCCACCGGCCACAACGATGCGATGGAAAGCCTGGCGGTGGCGCAGGTACTGGGCAATGACGTTCCCTGTAGTTCCACCAAGCCACTCACCGGCCACACCCTGGGTGCGTCGGGGGCGATCGAGGCGGCGCTGTGCTGGATCGTGCTTGCCGAGAACTGCCGGCAGCAGTTGCCACCGCACTGGTGGGATGGCATCGCTGATCCGGCTCTGCCGCCGCTGCCGCTGGTGGCGCCGGCCACCTTCCTGGCGCAGCCGCCCCGGCGCGTGCTGAGCAACTCGTTCGCCTTCGGCGGCAGCAACGCCGTGCTGGCACTGGAGTGCGGATGA